A section of the Neorhizobium galegae bv. orientalis str. HAMBI 540 genome encodes:
- a CDS encoding amidohydrolase family protein: protein MARFETAGAIDCDVHPPTPRRADLLPYLDDYWQEIVTSREVDVLELMSYPERTRPYMRPDWTWSGDPLAQMQKNLLDPLGLEGAILNVVSGAHALFDPYLAAAICRATNDWLADKWLSRDSRLRASMLVPFQNVEAAVEEIERRADDKRFVQVLTLAMTELPLGRRTYWPIYEAAEKHGLPIGIHAGSNFRNAPSHSGFHSFLIEDHVVQPQGFATQVASLISEGVFVKYPNLKAVMIESGVTWMPALMWRMSKDWRGTRIEVPWVKDAPADIIRRHIRMTSQPFDGPDDVEDVAKTLDHLLSDDMLLFSSDYPHWHFEGLDVLPEGLPEAKVNKILRDNVLATYPRFGG, encoded by the coding sequence ATGGCTAGATTCGAAACCGCCGGGGCGATCGATTGCGACGTCCACCCGCCGACACCGCGTCGCGCCGACCTGCTTCCCTATCTCGACGACTACTGGCAGGAGATCGTGACTTCGCGCGAAGTCGACGTGCTGGAACTGATGAGTTATCCTGAGCGCACGCGTCCCTATATGCGGCCTGACTGGACGTGGAGCGGCGATCCGCTCGCGCAGATGCAGAAGAACCTGCTCGACCCGCTCGGCCTGGAGGGCGCCATCCTCAATGTGGTTTCAGGCGCCCACGCCCTGTTCGATCCCTACCTCGCAGCCGCCATATGCCGCGCCACCAACGACTGGCTCGCCGACAAGTGGCTGAGCCGCGATAGCCGCCTGAGGGCATCGATGCTGGTGCCGTTCCAGAATGTCGAGGCTGCGGTCGAGGAGATCGAGCGTCGTGCCGACGACAAGCGCTTCGTGCAGGTCCTGACGCTTGCGATGACCGAGTTGCCGCTTGGCCGCCGCACCTATTGGCCGATCTACGAGGCGGCCGAGAAACACGGCCTGCCGATCGGCATTCATGCGGGATCGAACTTCCGCAACGCACCGAGCCATAGCGGCTTCCATTCCTTCCTGATCGAAGACCATGTAGTTCAGCCGCAGGGTTTCGCCACCCAGGTCGCGAGCCTGATTTCCGAGGGCGTCTTCGTCAAATATCCCAATTTGAAGGCCGTGATGATCGAGTCCGGGGTTACCTGGATGCCGGCGCTGATGTGGCGCATGAGCAAGGACTGGCGCGGCACCCGCATCGAGGTGCCGTGGGTCAAGGACGCGCCTGCCGACATCATCAGGAGGCACATCCGCATGACGTCGCAGCCCTTCGATGGCCCTGACGATGTCGAGGATGTTGCCAAGACGCTCGACCATCTGCTCAGCGATGATATGCTGCTGTTCTCCTCGGATTACCCGCATTGGCATTTCGAGGGGCTGGACGTGCTGCCCGAGGGCCTGCCGGAAGCCAAGGTGAACAAGATCCTTCGCGACAACGTTCTCGCCACCTATCCGAGATTTGGAGGCTGA
- a CDS encoding DUF982 domain-containing protein, with product MTSNVTEADDSVWSSPVRVRVGYGFPETIHGPKEALEYLNWRWPVREGTYYLKALKECAACLQRKLPLERVRETFILASIEAKMLN from the coding sequence ATGACGAGTAACGTAACTGAAGCAGATGACTCCGTGTGGAGTTCCCCGGTCAGAGTACGCGTTGGATACGGTTTCCCAGAAACCATCCACGGACCAAAAGAAGCCCTGGAGTACCTCAACTGGCGCTGGCCGGTGCGTGAAGGTACCTATTATCTCAAAGCCTTAAAGGAATGCGCCGCCTGCCTGCAGCGCAAGCTTCCCTTGGAAAGGGTGCGGGAGACCTTCATTCTCGCCAGCATCGAAGCGAAGATGCTGAACTGA
- a CDS encoding valine--tRNA ligase has translation MLEKTYDSAEVEPRIAKAWDEADAFRAGVNAKPGAETFTIVIPPPNVTGSLHMGHALNNTLQDIMIRFERMRGKDVLWQPGMDHAGIATQMVVERQLMERQLPGRREMGREAFVDKIWEWKEESGGLIFNQLKRLGASCDWSRERFTMDEGLSAAVLEVFVTLYKQGLIYKDKRLVNWDPKLLTAISDMEVEQIEVNGNLWHLRYPLEDGVTYQYPVAFDEDGNATEFETRDYIVVATTRPETMLGDTGIAVNPDDERYRSIVGKHVILPIVGRRIPIVADDYADPTAGSGAVKITPAHDFNDFEVGKRAGLRRINVLDIDGTVTIKDNEDFLEGLDNPAALHGAWDRLEGQDRFTARKIIVEIFEEAGLLDKIEPHKHMVPHGDRGGVPIEPRLTEQWWVDNKTLAQPAIASVREGRTKFVPKNWENTYFQWMENIQPWCISRQLWWGHQIPAWYGPDGQVFVEKSEEEALQAAIQHYLSHEGPMKALVEDLLENFKPGEILTRDEDVLDTWFSSALWPFSTLGWPEHTPELKRYYPTNVLVTGFDIIPFWVVRMMQMGLHFMKDEEGNPVEPFHTVYIHALVRDKNGQKMSKSKGNVIDPLDLIDEYGADALRFTLAIMAAQGRDVKLDPARIAGYRNFGTKLWNATRFAEMNGVKRNPAFSPATAKLTVNRWILTELSTTIRDVTEAIETQRFNEASASLYRFVWNQVCDWYLELLKPIFMSEDEGAKAEAQACAAYVLEETYKLLHPFMPFMTEELWAHTETRDGLLCHADWPAPEFADQAAAEEINWLVDLVTGLRSARAEMNVPPSAVAPLIVVGANELTQARLRRHEAAVRRLARVETIELADVAPKGSAQIVVGEATACLPLGNLIDLVAEKARIEKAVGKTEAEMDRIGKKLANEKFVANADPEVVAAERERFAELEVQMANLKIALLRISEAG, from the coding sequence ATGCTCGAAAAGACCTATGATTCCGCAGAAGTAGAACCGAGGATCGCCAAGGCCTGGGACGAGGCCGACGCTTTTCGCGCCGGCGTCAACGCCAAGCCGGGCGCGGAAACCTTCACGATCGTCATCCCGCCGCCGAACGTGACCGGTTCGCTGCATATGGGCCATGCGCTCAACAACACGCTGCAGGACATCATGATCCGCTTCGAGCGGATGCGCGGCAAGGACGTGCTGTGGCAGCCGGGCATGGACCATGCGGGCATCGCCACCCAGATGGTCGTCGAGCGCCAGTTGATGGAGCGCCAGCTTCCGGGACGCCGCGAGATGGGCCGCGAGGCCTTCGTCGACAAAATCTGGGAGTGGAAGGAAGAATCGGGCGGGTTGATCTTCAACCAGCTGAAGCGTCTCGGTGCCTCCTGTGACTGGTCGCGCGAGCGCTTCACCATGGACGAGGGGCTTTCGGCTGCGGTTCTGGAAGTCTTCGTCACGCTCTACAAGCAGGGCCTGATCTACAAGGACAAGCGCCTCGTCAACTGGGACCCGAAGCTGCTGACGGCGATCTCCGACATGGAAGTCGAGCAGATCGAGGTCAACGGCAATCTGTGGCACCTGCGTTATCCGCTCGAAGACGGCGTCACCTATCAGTATCCGGTCGCCTTCGACGAAGACGGCAACGCGACCGAATTCGAGACGCGCGACTATATCGTTGTCGCGACAACGCGCCCCGAAACCATGCTCGGCGATACCGGTATTGCGGTTAATCCGGATGACGAACGTTACAGGTCGATCGTCGGCAAACATGTCATCCTGCCGATCGTCGGCCGCAGGATCCCGATCGTTGCGGACGACTACGCCGATCCGACCGCCGGCAGCGGCGCGGTCAAGATCACGCCGGCTCACGACTTCAACGACTTCGAAGTCGGCAAGCGGGCAGGGCTGCGCCGGATCAATGTCCTCGACATCGACGGAACGGTCACCATCAAGGACAACGAGGATTTTCTGGAGGGCCTGGACAATCCCGCGGCCTTGCATGGTGCCTGGGATCGACTGGAAGGCCAGGATCGGTTCACGGCCCGCAAGATCATCGTCGAGATATTCGAGGAAGCCGGATTGCTCGACAAGATCGAGCCGCACAAGCACATGGTGCCGCATGGCGACCGCGGCGGCGTGCCGATCGAGCCGCGCCTGACCGAACAATGGTGGGTGGACAACAAGACGCTTGCCCAGCCGGCGATCGCCTCTGTTCGCGAAGGCCGCACGAAGTTTGTTCCGAAGAACTGGGAAAACACCTATTTCCAGTGGATGGAGAATATCCAGCCGTGGTGCATTTCCCGCCAGCTTTGGTGGGGACACCAAATTCCGGCCTGGTACGGCCCGGACGGCCAGGTCTTCGTCGAAAAGAGCGAGGAAGAGGCGCTGCAGGCGGCAATTCAGCACTACCTGTCGCATGAGGGACCGATGAAGGCTCTCGTCGAGGATTTGCTGGAGAACTTCAAGCCCGGCGAAATCCTGACCCGCGACGAGGACGTGCTCGACACCTGGTTCTCGTCCGCACTGTGGCCGTTCTCGACCTTGGGGTGGCCGGAACACACCCCGGAACTGAAGCGGTATTATCCGACCAACGTTCTCGTCACGGGTTTCGACATCATTCCGTTCTGGGTCGTTCGCATGATGCAGATGGGTCTGCACTTCATGAAGGACGAAGAGGGCAATCCGGTCGAGCCCTTCCACACCGTCTATATTCACGCCCTGGTGCGCGACAAGAACGGTCAGAAGATGTCGAAGTCGAAGGGCAACGTCATCGACCCGCTCGACCTGATCGACGAATACGGCGCCGATGCGCTGCGTTTCACACTGGCGATCATGGCCGCCCAGGGGCGCGACGTGAAGCTCGATCCGGCCCGCATTGCCGGTTACCGCAATTTCGGTACCAAGCTCTGGAACGCCACCCGCTTTGCCGAGATGAACGGCGTCAAGCGCAATCCGGCCTTCTCGCCGGCGACTGCGAAGCTCACCGTCAACCGCTGGATCCTGACCGAACTTTCCACCACGATCCGCGACGTCACCGAGGCGATCGAGACCCAGCGTTTCAACGAAGCTTCGGCTTCTCTCTATCGCTTCGTGTGGAACCAGGTCTGCGACTGGTATCTTGAACTGCTGAAGCCGATCTTCATGAGCGAGGACGAGGGTGCCAAGGCGGAGGCGCAGGCCTGCGCGGCCTATGTACTGGAAGAGACCTACAAGCTCCTCCATCCGTTCATGCCGTTCATGACGGAAGAGCTCTGGGCCCATACCGAAACGCGCGACGGACTGCTTTGCCATGCCGACTGGCCGGCACCGGAATTCGCCGATCAGGCGGCTGCGGAGGAGATAAACTGGCTGGTCGACCTCGTGACCGGCCTGCGCTCGGCCCGCGCTGAGATGAACGTGCCGCCATCGGCCGTTGCGCCGCTGATCGTCGTCGGCGCCAATGAGTTGACCCAGGCGCGTCTGCGCCGTCATGAGGCGGCTGTCCGCCGCCTTGCGCGCGTCGAAACCATCGAGCTTGCCGACGTGGCGCCGAAGGGCTCTGCCCAGATCGTCGTCGGCGAGGCGACCGCCTGCCTGCCGCTCGGCAACCTGATCGACCTGGTGGCCGAAAAGGCGCGCATCGAGAAGGCAGTGGGCAAGACCGAGGCCGAGATGGACCGTATCGGCAAGAAGCTGGCCAACGAGAAGTTCGTCGCCAATGCCGATCCAGAAGTGGTTGCTGCCGAGCGCGAGCGCTTTGCCGAACTGGAAGTTCAGATGGCGAACCTGAAGATCGCTCTTCTGCGCATCAGCGAAGCCGGCTGA
- a CDS encoding PopZ family protein yields MAQPNVAREPSMEEILASIRRIIESNEPNAENALNGQLSPVYTEDEIEDGEEPSFVPDMAANDRGAPSRNEPMSYAQGSSGQPAQQDRTLSLADVAARVRAASARQQETGPVRLSTASTAPTLSATISPAQTPSSPAPAARQEEPAPLRPQMPRMPEFREPVTQAAPVTQPAPASQPEPVQRVMMPVFDPPLSASSRAEAQTRPEPKVEPKAEPKFAAEQAPRSLPAKIEETANLLSAEAGAQVAKSFSELASVFNGMERRSLEDMAGDMLRPMLQEWLDDNLPTLVERLVREEIERVSRGTRR; encoded by the coding sequence ATGGCTCAGCCAAATGTAGCGCGTGAACCCTCCATGGAAGAAATCTTGGCGTCCATTCGCCGGATCATTGAAAGCAATGAGCCGAACGCCGAGAACGCGCTGAACGGCCAGCTCTCCCCGGTTTATACCGAGGACGAGATCGAGGACGGCGAAGAACCGAGCTTCGTCCCGGATATGGCTGCCAATGACCGCGGCGCCCCCTCCCGCAACGAACCGATGAGCTACGCACAAGGGTCGTCGGGCCAGCCGGCGCAGCAGGATCGTACCCTGTCGCTCGCCGATGTCGCCGCAAGGGTCCGCGCCGCCTCGGCCCGCCAGCAGGAGACCGGTCCGGTGCGCCTTTCCACCGCTTCGACTGCGCCGACGCTGTCAGCGACGATCTCTCCGGCGCAAACACCGTCTTCGCCCGCACCGGCGGCACGCCAGGAAGAGCCGGCTCCGCTTCGTCCCCAGATGCCGCGCATGCCCGAATTCCGCGAACCGGTCACCCAGGCTGCCCCTGTCACGCAGCCAGCACCGGCTTCCCAGCCGGAGCCGGTCCAGCGCGTCATGATGCCGGTCTTCGATCCGCCGCTGTCGGCTTCCAGCAGGGCCGAGGCGCAGACCCGGCCTGAACCAAAGGTCGAGCCGAAAGCAGAACCGAAATTCGCCGCGGAACAGGCCCCGCGCAGCCTGCCGGCGAAGATCGAGGAGACCGCCAACCTCCTGTCCGCCGAAGCCGGCGCCCAGGTCGCAAAATCCTTCAGCGAACTTGCCTCGGTGTTCAACGGCATGGAGCGCCGTTCGCTCGAGGACATGGCCGGCGACATGCTGCGCCCGATGCTGCAGGAATGGCTGGACGACAACCTGCCGACGCTGGTCGAGCGCCTGGTGCGCGAGGAAATCGAACGCGTATCCCGCGGCACGCGCCGCTAA
- a CDS encoding protein-L-isoaspartate O-methyltransferase family protein, whose protein sequence is MMDFEAARTKMVENQIRTTDVTSHSVLRAFYNVPREAFVPAKAKSLAYIDKDIEVASGRYLMEASPLAKLLQLAAITKDDVVLEIGTGSGYATAVLSLIAGSVVSLEADEVLASQATGTLSSLGYDNVAVVTGELEKGYAAEAPYDLVFVNGAVEEVPAALLEQLRDGGRLIVVVGYGNAAQAKVLVKEQGSISESAYFNASVKPLPGFRKAKEFVF, encoded by the coding sequence ATGATGGATTTCGAAGCAGCACGGACAAAGATGGTCGAAAATCAGATCCGCACCACCGATGTCACGTCGCATTCGGTTCTGCGGGCCTTCTATAATGTACCGCGCGAGGCCTTCGTGCCGGCCAAGGCAAAGTCGCTCGCCTATATCGATAAGGATATCGAGGTGGCGTCTGGCCGCTACCTGATGGAGGCTTCGCCGCTTGCCAAGCTTCTGCAGCTTGCGGCGATCACCAAGGACGACGTCGTGCTCGAAATTGGCACCGGCAGCGGTTATGCGACCGCCGTCCTGTCGCTGATCGCCGGCTCCGTGGTTTCGCTGGAAGCGGATGAGGTGCTGGCCTCGCAGGCGACTGGAACGCTCTCCTCGCTCGGCTACGACAATGTCGCGGTCGTTACCGGCGAACTCGAAAAGGGTTATGCCGCCGAGGCCCCCTACGATCTGGTCTTCGTCAACGGCGCGGTCGAGGAAGTGCCCGCCGCTCTTCTGGAACAGCTGCGCGACGGCGGCCGGCTGATCGTTGTCGTCGGTTATGGCAATGCCGCCCAGGCGAAGGTGCTGGTGAAGGAACAGGGCTCGATTTCCGAAAGCGCCTATTTCAATGCGTCGGTCAAGCCGTTGCCGGGCTTCCGCAAGGCCAAGGAATTCGTGTTCTGA
- a CDS encoding GMC family oxidoreductase produces MGAFEHSRTYDYVIVGGGTAGCVLANRLSADPTVEVLMIEGGGEGRGFYVDMPLGLAYLIGRPKYDWLYKGEPEPYLDGRQLALPRGKMLGGSSAINGLIYVRGHAYDYDQWAQLGNRGWSWESVLPYFKRSEAFHRAGTEAHGTEGEWAVSDPNVRWKALEAYRRAAIEQGIPAADDYNSGDNEGVAFFVATIKNGVRHSTARAFLEPVRNRRNLTVITGALVDRITFDGRRASGVAFSIDGQNHEAKAGREVILSAGAYSSPAILERSGVGAPDVLAPAGIEVLHALPGVGENLQDHWHIRVQHRLHNTHTLNTRAGTRLGRMLLGMQYLATKRGPLGGSPTLLGAFLKTTPDAPAPEIQIHVSGSTSPSFGGAMHPFPGITSSACILRPESRGHCHFGGRDPSAQPRILHNFLKEEADREILIRSIEAVRRIAASPAMAPFKPEEIAPTAAVQSHDEMLDYARRTLNTTFHPVGTCKMGRDRMAVVDDRLRVHGLTGLRVVDASIMPTIVSGNTQAPTVMIAEKAADFIREERLGLEEKMGTQAA; encoded by the coding sequence ATGGGTGCGTTCGAGCATTCCCGTACCTACGATTACGTCATCGTGGGCGGTGGCACGGCAGGCTGCGTTCTGGCCAACCGGCTATCGGCGGACCCGACGGTCGAGGTGCTGATGATCGAGGGCGGCGGCGAGGGGCGCGGCTTCTACGTCGATATGCCTCTCGGTCTCGCCTATCTCATCGGCAGGCCCAAATATGACTGGCTCTACAAGGGCGAGCCTGAACCTTATCTCGATGGACGCCAGCTTGCACTGCCGCGCGGAAAAATGCTCGGGGGCAGTTCCGCGATCAACGGCCTGATCTATGTGCGCGGCCATGCCTACGATTACGACCAATGGGCGCAGCTCGGCAATCGCGGCTGGTCGTGGGAAAGCGTGCTGCCCTATTTCAAGCGCTCCGAAGCATTCCATCGGGCCGGCACCGAGGCGCACGGCACCGAGGGGGAATGGGCGGTTTCCGATCCCAATGTGCGCTGGAAGGCCCTGGAGGCCTATCGCCGGGCGGCGATCGAGCAGGGTATTCCCGCTGCGGACGACTACAATTCCGGCGACAATGAAGGAGTGGCCTTCTTTGTTGCCACCATCAAGAACGGCGTGCGCCACTCCACCGCCCGCGCATTTCTGGAGCCTGTCCGCAACCGCCGCAACCTGACAGTCATCACCGGCGCTCTCGTCGACAGGATCACCTTCGACGGCAGGCGAGCGAGCGGTGTCGCGTTTAGTATCGATGGCCAGAATCACGAGGCGAAGGCGGGGCGGGAAGTCATTCTGTCGGCTGGAGCCTATAGCTCGCCGGCCATCCTCGAGCGCTCCGGCGTCGGCGCGCCGGACGTGCTTGCACCTGCCGGTATAGAGGTGCTTCACGCACTGCCGGGTGTCGGCGAAAACCTGCAGGACCACTGGCACATCAGGGTTCAGCATCGTCTTCACAACACTCATACGCTGAATACCCGCGCCGGCACGCGGCTTGGCAGGATGCTGCTCGGCATGCAGTATCTTGCGACCAAACGCGGGCCGCTCGGCGGGTCGCCGACGCTGCTCGGCGCCTTCCTCAAGACCACGCCGGATGCCCCGGCGCCGGAAATCCAGATCCATGTCTCCGGCTCCACCTCGCCGAGTTTCGGCGGCGCCATGCATCCGTTCCCCGGCATCACCTCGTCGGCCTGTATCCTGCGGCCGGAGAGCCGCGGCCATTGCCATTTCGGGGGCAGGGACCCTTCCGCCCAACCGCGCATCCTGCACAATTTCCTGAAAGAGGAGGCCGACCGCGAAATCCTGATACGCTCGATCGAGGCTGTCCGGAGGATCGCTGCGAGCCCCGCCATGGCGCCTTTCAAGCCCGAGGAAATCGCGCCGACCGCAGCCGTGCAGTCGCACGACGAAATGCTCGACTACGCGCGCCGGACCCTCAACACCACCTTCCACCCGGTCGGCACCTGCAAGATGGGCCGCGATCGGATGGCGGTGGTTGACGATCGGCTGCGGGTCCACGGTCTCACCGGCCTGCGCGTCGTCGACGCCTCGATCATGCCGACCATCGTCTCCGGCAATACCCAGGCCCCGACCGTGATGATCGCGGAAAAGGCGGCGGATTTCATCCGCGAGGAAAGGCTGGGGCTCGAGGAAAAGATGGGGACGCAGGCGGCGTGA
- a CDS encoding exopolysaccharide biosynthesis protein, which translates to MSASIEFDDTSTSLSGTLRQLIDGIKGQSVTLRQLMDAVGEQGLLLICAIASLPFLLPVSIPGVSTVFGAAIILISLAITANRLPWLPKKILDRELDTKKLLPALEKGVSIVSRLDRFLKPRISALTTGRLVSRVNGLAIAAGGVLLMFPLGLVPFSNTLPGIAILLLSTGMIQRDGLIVLGGYLFNVVTVIYFGVLAYVAFSAGQGIASMFA; encoded by the coding sequence GTGAGCGCAAGCATCGAATTCGACGATACCTCAACTTCGCTGAGCGGTACGCTGCGCCAGCTTATCGACGGCATCAAGGGTCAGTCGGTGACGCTGCGGCAATTGATGGATGCAGTCGGCGAACAGGGCCTGTTGCTGATCTGCGCCATTGCCTCCCTGCCCTTCCTCCTTCCCGTGTCGATCCCCGGGGTCAGCACCGTGTTCGGCGCGGCGATTATCCTGATCAGCTTGGCGATCACCGCCAACCGGCTGCCCTGGTTGCCCAAGAAAATCCTCGACCGCGAACTTGATACGAAGAAACTGCTGCCGGCGCTGGAAAAGGGCGTCAGCATCGTTTCGCGCCTCGACCGGTTCCTGAAGCCACGCATTTCAGCGCTGACCACCGGGCGGCTTGTCAGCCGGGTCAACGGCCTGGCGATCGCGGCCGGCGGCGTGCTGTTGATGTTTCCGCTGGGGCTGGTCCCCTTCTCCAACACCCTGCCGGGAATCGCCATCCTGCTTCTGTCGACCGGCATGATCCAGCGCGACGGGCTGATCGTGCTTGGCGGCTACCTCTTCAATGTCGTGACGGTGATCTATTTCGGCGTGCTTGCCTACGTGGCGTTCAGCGCCGGCCAGGGCATCGCGTCGATGTTCGCCTGA
- a CDS encoding amidohydrolase family protein, whose protein sequence is METPVLERSSEKSQMQGVVDCDVHPAFSRPDQLLDYLPERWKTHVRDFAVRTANPLLGTLPYPRMTPGNGMRRDSWPPNGGPPASDLAFLREQLLDQCNIDYGILQPLAAGSMAFNQELGAALCAALNDWQIDKFAGPEPRLKASICISQEDARESVAEIDRRVTDRRFVQIAMPPRTLEPCGRRRYWPIYEAAEHYGLPIGLHTSAFGYRPNTPSGWSSFYLEEHYAASNSLQTVLSSMILEGVFEQFPKLKIVLVEGGFSWLPSLVWRLDREWKRMRDEVPHVKRKPSEYVRENFWYTTQPIEEPENNRHLLDILRWIGTDRLMFSTDYPHWDFDDPRFAFKVPLTPAERSAIFRDNAVELFGLK, encoded by the coding sequence ATGGAAACCCCAGTACTCGAACGTAGCTCCGAAAAATCGCAGATGCAGGGCGTGGTGGATTGCGACGTGCATCCGGCTTTCTCCCGGCCGGACCAGTTGCTCGACTACCTGCCCGAACGCTGGAAAACGCATGTGCGGGATTTCGCGGTGCGCACGGCAAACCCGTTGCTTGGCACGCTGCCCTATCCGCGCATGACACCGGGCAACGGAATGCGCCGCGATTCCTGGCCGCCGAATGGTGGCCCGCCGGCATCGGACCTTGCTTTCCTGCGGGAACAATTGCTGGACCAGTGCAATATCGACTACGGCATCCTGCAGCCGCTCGCAGCCGGCAGCATGGCATTCAACCAGGAACTCGGTGCAGCGCTCTGCGCGGCGCTGAACGACTGGCAGATCGACAAGTTTGCCGGGCCGGAACCTCGGCTGAAAGCCTCCATTTGTATCTCCCAGGAGGACGCGAGGGAATCGGTTGCGGAAATCGACCGGCGCGTCACCGACCGCCGTTTCGTGCAGATCGCCATGCCGCCGCGCACGCTGGAACCTTGCGGCCGCCGCCGCTACTGGCCGATCTACGAGGCGGCCGAACATTACGGCCTGCCGATCGGGCTGCATACCAGCGCCTTCGGCTACCGCCCGAATACGCCGTCCGGCTGGAGCTCGTTTTATCTGGAGGAACACTACGCAGCCTCCAACAGCCTCCAGACCGTGCTCTCCAGCATGATCCTCGAAGGCGTGTTCGAACAATTCCCGAAGCTGAAGATCGTGCTCGTCGAAGGCGGGTTCTCCTGGCTGCCGTCGCTCGTCTGGCGGCTCGACCGGGAATGGAAGCGCATGCGCGACGAGGTTCCGCATGTGAAGCGCAAGCCGTCCGAATATGTGCGCGAGAATTTCTGGTACACCACGCAGCCGATCGAGGAGCCGGAGAACAACCGGCATCTCCTCGATATCCTGCGCTGGATCGGCACCGACCGGCTGATGTTCTCGACCGACTATCCGCACTGGGATTTCGACGATCCGCGCTTCGCCTTCAAGGTGCCGCTGACGCCGGCCGAGCGTTCCGCCATCTTCCGTGACAACGCGGTGGAATTGTTCGGCCTGAAATAG